A single Oncorhynchus kisutch isolate 150728-3 linkage group LG19, Okis_V2, whole genome shotgun sequence DNA region contains:
- the cldn2 gene encoding claudin-2 isoform X2, which produces MLGTLVSTVLPYWRTSAHIGPNIVTAVANMKGLWMECVYQSTGAFQCETYNSMLALPSDLQASRALMVVSVVFSVLAVVISTVGMQCTICMEGSAAKGRVAGTGGGLFLTAGFLALIPVSWTTHEVVQTFYQANLPSSLKYELGDCLYVGLAAALLSMLGGGLLCVSCCEKADGGRRGGRRHGGGYPYPAPGMGVGTGRARTSSQTYRNPTLQMGVNAATKAATLARSHTSTTTQSSTPAQGAKKDPRRNPAVGYDVTGYV; this is translated from the coding sequence ATGCTGGGTACCCTGGTGTCCACAGTGCTTCCCTACTGGCGGACATCTGCCCACATCGGGCCCAACATCGTCACTGCCGTGGCCAATATGAAGGGCCTCTGGATGGAGTGTGTCTACCAGAGCACTGGAGCCTTCCAGTGTGAGACCTACAACTCCATGCTGGCCTTACCCTCAGACCTCCAGGCCTCCCGGGCCCTGATGGTGGTCTCCGTGGTCTTTTCCGTCCTGGCCGTCGTCATCTCCACCGTGGGTATGCAGTGTACCATCTGCATGGAAGGCTCCGCGGCTAAAGGCCGAGTGGCCGGTACTGGGGGAGGCCTCTTCCTCACCGCGGGGTTCCTGGCTCTGATCCCGGTGTCGTGGACCACCCACGAGGTTGTCCAGACCTTCTACCAAGCCAACCTGCCCAGCAGCCTGAAGTACGAGCTGGGGGACTGTCTGTACGTGGGGCTGGCCGCCGCCCTGCTCTCCATGCTGGGCGGGGGGCTGCTGTGTGTCTCCTGCTGTGAGAAGGCGGATGGGGGGCGCCGTGGAGGGAGGAGGCACGGCGGAGGGTACCCCTACCCAGCCCCGGGCATGGGGGTAGGCACTGGGAGGGCCAGGACCAGCTCACAGACCTATAGGAACCCAACTCTACAGATGGGGGTGAACGCTGCCACCAAGGCAGCGACCCTGGCAAGGAGTCACACCAGCACTACTACCCAGTCCAGCACCCCCGCCCAGGGGGCCAAGAAAGACCCACGCCGCAACCCTGCGGTGGGCTACGATGTCACTGGGTACGTCTGA
- the cldn2 gene encoding claudin-2 isoform X1, which yields MASAALELMGFFMGLLGMLGTLVSTVLPYWRTSAHIGPNIVTAVANMKGLWMECVYQSTGAFQCETYNSMLALPSDLQASRALMVVSVVFSVLAVVISTVGMQCTICMEGSAAKGRVAGTGGGLFLTAGFLALIPVSWTTHEVVQTFYQANLPSSLKYELGDCLYVGLAAALLSMLGGGLLCVSCCEKADGGRRGGRRHGGGYPYPAPGMGVGTGRARTSSQTYRNPTLQMGVNAATKAATLARSHTSTTTQSSTPAQGAKKDPRRNPAVGYDVTGYV from the coding sequence ATGGCGTCAGCTGCTCTAGAACTGATGGGCTTCTTCATGGGTCTGCTAGGCATGCTGGGTACCCTGGTGTCCACAGTGCTTCCCTACTGGCGGACATCTGCCCACATCGGGCCCAACATCGTCACTGCCGTGGCCAATATGAAGGGCCTCTGGATGGAGTGTGTCTACCAGAGCACTGGAGCCTTCCAGTGTGAGACCTACAACTCCATGCTGGCCTTACCCTCAGACCTCCAGGCCTCCCGGGCCCTGATGGTGGTCTCCGTGGTCTTTTCCGTCCTGGCCGTCGTCATCTCCACCGTGGGTATGCAGTGTACCATCTGCATGGAAGGCTCCGCGGCTAAAGGCCGAGTGGCCGGTACTGGGGGAGGCCTCTTCCTCACCGCGGGGTTCCTGGCTCTGATCCCGGTGTCGTGGACCACCCACGAGGTTGTCCAGACCTTCTACCAAGCCAACCTGCCCAGCAGCCTGAAGTACGAGCTGGGGGACTGTCTGTACGTGGGGCTGGCCGCCGCCCTGCTCTCCATGCTGGGCGGGGGGCTGCTGTGTGTCTCCTGCTGTGAGAAGGCGGATGGGGGGCGCCGTGGAGGGAGGAGGCACGGCGGAGGGTACCCCTACCCAGCCCCGGGCATGGGGGTAGGCACTGGGAGGGCCAGGACCAGCTCACAGACCTATAGGAACCCAACTCTACAGATGGGGGTGAACGCTGCCACCAAGGCAGCGACCCTGGCAAGGAGTCACACCAGCACTACTACCCAGTCCAGCACCCCCGCCCAGGGGGCCAAGAAAGACCCACGCCGCAACCCTGCGGTGGGCTACGATGTCACTGGGTACGTCTGA